The following proteins are encoded in a genomic region of Oncorhynchus gorbuscha isolate QuinsamMale2020 ecotype Even-year linkage group LG11, OgorEven_v1.0, whole genome shotgun sequence:
- the LOC124049080 gene encoding proteinase-activated receptor 2-like yields the protein MGFQSHWLKLIFIFLFTCVNLCLSQKNERNAAVDDRGFSGNETMEGVGVSLTGLMVLDSHLTTVFLPIVYIVVFAVGLPTNAMAIWVFLFRTKKKHPAAIYMANLALSDLLFVIWTPLKIAYHFNGNDWIYGERLCKVLVGFFYGNMYCSILFITCISVQRYWAIVYPLSQDCRNNHVAIGVSVAVWVGVWLLTTPLYLYDQTVKVTNLNITTCHDVIRPSQISMAVGYFLTMGTLGFVVPTVVCVVAYVLMLKSLTNSMTDNSISKNRRKAVVLIITVLVMFLVCFTPSNIMLLVHYSLLLAGVVNDGYGFYITTLCLAALNSCVDPFIYYFISEEFREHVKNTLRCRSERTVARMRVSFSALKYSKKKSTYTSDSGNTQSCSS from the exons ATGGGTTTTCAGTCACATTGGTTAAaacttatatttatatttttatttacctGCGtcaatctctgtctgtctcagaaaAATG AGCGTAATGCTGCCGTTGACGACCGAGGATTCTCAGGGAACGAGACAATGGAGGGGGTAGGGGTCTCCCTTACGGGCCTCATGGTTCTGGACAGTCATCTGACCACTGTGTTCCTCCCCATCGTCTACATAGTGGTGTTTGCTGTGGGGCTGCCCACCAACGCCATGGCCATCTGGGTCTTCCTGTTCAGGACCAAGAAGAAGCACCCTGCCGCCATCTACATGGCCAACCTGGCTCTGTCTGACCTGCTCTTTGTCATCTGGACGCCTCTGAAGATCGCCTACCACTTCAACGGTAACGACTGGATCTATGGAGAGAGGCTGTGTAAAGTCCTGGTGGGCTTCTTCTATGGGAACATGTACTGCTCCATCCTCTTCATCACCTGTATCAGTGTCCAGCGCTATTGGGCCATTGTTTACCCCCTCTCCCAGGATTGTAGGAACAACCATGTAGCCATCGGTGTCTCGGTCGCAGTCTGGGTGGGGGTCTGGCTGCTgaccacccctctctacctctatgaCCAGACAGTCAAGGTGACCAACCTCAACATCACCACCTGCCACGACGTCATCCGGCCCAGCCAGATTAGCATGGCCGTCGGCTACTTCCTGACCATGGGAACCCTGGGATTTGTAGTTCCCACTGTGGTGTGCGTGGTGGCCTACGTTCTGATGCTCAAGTCCCTGACGAACTCAATGACGGACAACAGCATCTCCAAGAATCGGCGCAAGGCTGTGGTGCTCATAATTACTGTGCTGGTCATGTTCCTGGTCTGTTTCACCCCCAGTAACATCATGCTGCTGGTGCACTACTCCCTCCTGCTGGCCGGAGTAGTGAACGATGGCTACGGCTTCTACATCACCACCCTGTGTCTGGCCGCCCTCAACAGCTGTGTGGATCCATTCATCTACTACTTCATCTCAGAGGAGTTCAGGGAGCACGTGAAGAACACGCTGAGGTGCCGAAGTGAGAGGACAGTGGCGAGGATGAGGGTCTCGTTCAGCGCTCTTAAGTACTCCAAGAAAAAAAGCACCTACACGTCAGACTCCGGGAACACACAGAGCTGCTCCAGTTAA